From the Salmo trutta chromosome 2, fSalTru1.1, whole genome shotgun sequence genome, one window contains:
- the enosf1 gene encoding mitochondrial enolase superfamily member 1, which translates to MPKKIVRLTVSDVRFPTSLEQHGSDAMHTDPDYSVAYVVIETDQGMHGYGLTFTVGRGTEIVVCAVEALSALVVGKSLEEIVSDFRGFYRLLTSDGQMRWIGPEKGVIQLATAAVLNAVWDLWARSEGKPLWKLLVEMDPRKLISCIDFRYITDALTEQEALDILVKAQTGKQQRVDQMLKEGYPAYTTSCAWLGYSDQLLKQLCTDALNDGWTKFKVKVGADLEDDIRRCSLIRQMIGPHNTLMIDANQRWDVGEAITWVTRLAEYKPLWIEEPTSPDDILGHAAISKALAPLGIGVATGEQCHNRVMFKQFLQASALQFVQIDSCRLGSVNENLAVLLMAHKFKVPVCPHAGGVGLCELVQHLILFDYISVSASLDNRMCEFVDHLHQHFRSPVVIQNAHYMPPKDPGYSCEMLESSVQTHQYPQGQVWKNLQ; encoded by the exons ATGCCTAAAAAAATTGTAAGGTTGACTGTCAGCGATGTCAGATTTCCAACGTCTTTGGAGCAACATGGTTCAGACGCAATG CACACCGACCCGGACTACTCTGTCGCCTATGTTGTCATCGAAACTGATCAAGGAATGCATGGATATGGGTTGACTTTTACTGTGGGGAGAGGCACAGAAATTG TTGTGTGTGCTGTGGAAGCCCTGTCAGCCCTAGTTGTGGGGAAATCTCTAGAGGAGATTGTGAGTGACTTCCGTGGATTTTACCGTCTCCTCACCAGCGATGGGCAGATGCGATGG ATTGGACCAGAGAAAGGAGTCATTCAGTTGGCCACTGCGGCGGTCCTGAATGCAGTATGGGACCTCTGGGCACGGTCCGAGGGCAAG CCACTGTGGAAGCTGCTTGTTGAAATG GACCCCAGAAAGCTCATCTCATGCATTGACTTCAGATATATCACTGATGCCCTTACTGAACAGGAGGCGCTTG ATATACTTGTGAAAGCTCAGACGGGGAAGCAGCAGAGAG TGGACCAGATGCTGAAGGAGGGTTATCCTGCCTATACCACCTCCTGTGCCTGGCTAGGATACTCCGACCAGCTGCTGAAACAG TTGTGCACCGATGCACTAAATGATGGATGGACCAAGTTCAAAGTGAAGGTGGGGGCTGACCTAGAGGATGACATTCGCCGGTGCAGTCTCATACGGCAGATGATTGGACCCCACAACACACTG ATGATTGATGCCAACCAAAGGTGGGACGTAGGCGAGGCCATAACCTGGGTGACCAGGCTGGCTGAGTACAAACCCCTGTGGATCGAAGAGCCCACCTCTCCTGACGATATCCTGGGACATGCTGCCATTTCCAAG GCCTTGGCTCCGCTTGGCATTGGCGTGGCCACAGGAGAACAG TGCCATAATAGAGTGATGTTCAAGCAGTTCCTTCAGGCGTCAGCGTTGCAGTTTGTCCAGATTGACAGCTGTAGACTGGGCAGTGTCAACGAGAACCTAGCCGTGCTGCTCATGGCCCACAAGTTCAAGG TGCCTGTGTGTCCTCATGCTGGAGGTGTTGGACTGTGTGAGCTGGTTCAGCACCTGATTCTCTTTGACTACATCTCTGTGTCTGCCAGTCTTGACAACCG GATGTGTGAATTTGTGGACCACCTCCATCAGCACTTCAGAAGTCCTGTTGTGATTCAGAACGCCCACTACATGCCTCCCAAG GATCCAGGCTACTCCTGTGAGATGTTGGAGTCGTCAGTGCAGACACACCAGTACCCTCAGGGGCAAGTGTGGAAGAACCTCCAGTGA